The Nitrospira lenta region TGGGCGTCTGGTGGTTCGAACGGGAGTTTCCCTGGCAGGAGAACGATGTCGCCATCGTCCATCGCTTGGCCTGCAGCTATGCCTATGCGTGGAAAGCGCTGACGAAGAAATCCGGCGGATGGTTTGCCACGATGAAGAAACCGTCCGCCTGGCTTGTCGGCCTGGCGGTGATCGGGGCGCTGTGCGTGCCGGTGCGGGTCTCGACCATGGCGCCGGTGAAAGTCATGGCCAAGGATCCCGTGATTGTGAGCGCGCCGATGGATGGGGTCATTGCCGACGTGCTGGTGCCGCCGAATACGATGGTGCTTCAGGACCGGATCCTGTTCCGCTATGAAGACACGAATATCCGCAATCAGTTTCAGGTTGCCGACAAACAACTGGCGGTGGCCCGCGCGGAACATGCCCAGGCGGTGCAGGGGGGATTCGCCGACCCCCAGCGCAAAGCCGATGCGCCCTTGAAAGAGGCGGAGGCCTCGCTGAAAGAAACCGAGCGCGATTATGCGCAAGAGATGCTGGAGCAGATCGACGTCCGTGCGCCGCAAACGGGCTTGCTGCTGTACACCAACAAAGCCGATTGGGTCGGGAAGCCGGTTTCAGTCGGCGAACGGGTGATGGAAATCGCTGACCCTCAGCGGCTGGAATTGCGCATCGACCTGCCCGTCAGCGACGCGTTGATGCTGAAAGACGGGGCCGAGGTGGTGGCGTTCTTTGATGCGTTGCCGTTGGAGTCCTTCCCGGCGACTGTGAGCCGGGCGAGCTATCATGCCGAGGTGTTGCCGGGCGATGTGCTGGCCTATCGGGTGCTGGCGGAGTTGCGTGGCGCCGACTCGCGGCTCCGCATCGGCTGGCAGGGCTCGGCTAAAGTCTACGGCGAGCGTGGCCCGCTCGCCTTCCTGCTGTTCCGTCGTCCGTTGACGGCGTTGCGGCAACTGTTGGGAGTCT contains the following coding sequences:
- a CDS encoding efflux RND transporter periplasmic adaptor subunit yields the protein MATTTAPTAQQIPALIHLAALAHLEGQVRAAKTLPELQFLAVNETRRLVPYQQAFLLTWGNGTAACQVATAASVAVVEREAPLIRWLEQVAQALRQEHPGGEPMALTEEACPASCREGWREYVQGYVFWCPLKHPDETVLGVWWFEREFPWQENDVAIVHRLACSYAYAWKALTKKSGGWFATMKKPSAWLVGLAVIGALCVPVRVSTMAPVKVMAKDPVIVSAPMDGVIADVLVPPNTMVLQDRILFRYEDTNIRNQFQVADKQLAVARAEHAQAVQGGFADPQRKADAPLKEAEASLKETERDYAQEMLEQIDVRAPQTGLLLYTNKADWVGKPVSVGERVMEIADPQRLELRIDLPVSDALMLKDGAEVVAFFDALPLESFPATVSRASYHAEVLPGDVLAYRVLAELRGADSRLRIGWQGSAKVYGERGPLAFLLFRRPLTALRQLLGV